A genomic segment from Streptomyces antibioticus encodes:
- a CDS encoding class I SAM-dependent methyltransferase, producing MTSRVHRPVGTVTRGTTNPNRLRRMDRWIAATHGAELRRAADPVAVDLGYGAAPWTAVELLSRLRTVAPRTRVVGVEIDPARVAAARPYEREGLVFRHGGFEIPVPQRPHLVRAANVLRQYDEDQVAEVWQRLCARLAPASGGSRGGLLVEGTCDEIGRRHVWVALGPEGPRTVTFATRLGSLDRPSDLAERLPKALIHRNVPGEPIHTFLHDFDRAWAAAAPYASYGARQRWIRTVRTLTTTWPVTDGPTRWRQGEVTVEWGAVAPRG from the coding sequence ATGACCTCCCGCGTACATCGCCCCGTGGGCACCGTCACGCGCGGGACCACCAACCCCAACCGGCTGCGCCGCATGGACCGCTGGATCGCCGCGACGCACGGCGCCGAGCTGCGCCGCGCCGCCGACCCGGTGGCGGTCGACCTCGGCTACGGGGCGGCCCCCTGGACGGCCGTCGAGCTGCTGTCCCGGCTGCGGACCGTCGCGCCACGCACGCGTGTCGTCGGCGTCGAGATCGACCCGGCCCGGGTCGCGGCGGCCCGGCCGTACGAGCGGGAGGGGCTGGTCTTCCGGCACGGCGGCTTCGAGATCCCGGTGCCGCAGCGGCCGCACCTCGTCCGCGCCGCGAATGTGCTCCGGCAGTACGACGAGGACCAGGTCGCCGAGGTCTGGCAACGCCTGTGCGCACGGCTCGCGCCGGCGTCCGGGGGGTCGCGGGGCGGGCTCCTCGTCGAGGGCACGTGCGACGAGATCGGACGGCGGCACGTCTGGGTCGCGCTCGGCCCCGAGGGCCCCCGCACGGTCACCTTCGCGACCCGGCTTGGCTCCCTGGACCGCCCGTCCGACCTCGCGGAACGACTCCCGAAGGCCCTGATCCACCGCAACGTCCCCGGCGAGCCGATACACACCTTCCTCCACGACTTCGACCGCGCGTGGGCGGCGGCCGCGCCCTACGCCTCGTACGGCGCCCGCCAACGCTGGATCCGAACGGTCCGCACGTTGACAACCACATGGCCGGTGACGGACGGTCCCACGCGGTGGCGGCAGGGGGAAGTGACGGTGGAGTGGGGGGCGGTGGCGCCTCGGGGGTGA